A portion of the Vespula vulgaris chromosome 24, iyVesVulg1.1, whole genome shotgun sequence genome contains these proteins:
- the LOC127072036 gene encoding uncharacterized protein LOC127072036 isoform X3 produces MYKYRIRGLFERKKYCKLIRTVRRGFNAMTSVDYMHAADFADMTIQLSPICNENGCHEHGATTISEKGKRVDSRNSLAGSTTNSSITKRTKNKKRRETQQEFTHSWVVGTLKGHTGTIFNMSFSSNGKLLASCAEDGKQPKEVVPEGTGEPSTKSFYQPNTTMVGCAPPPVTIKDDWPNLNPGYHSANSSVILENHHHHHHHVHQAEGIQQPLNKPNEQNMQPQPPILHTVENHPAAIIHYHDCKLNSQEQMYYMRQMQIQAQMYYNSNMLRHGRLEALHSNTEVNHYWQLHRYQLQVLAQQQQQHQQQQQLQAQIHQQHLQQQQHHQLQMLHQMQEQLQMQEGRIIEERMEKATTANGLLNNTNASFDHSSASFNNSNISFNNINPSLNSPNVSAIKAANSSSPYYNENFCIDKVPTLSFTMRHAFNINDATLEYVLRCYTHHTYYLIEAGYPFSWNFDFRIKRYIHNLHQSKNHNRPLDVNAKEFIPGPSNSNNNDKKFENCDSGNSSSNSDMEPDNLIDDEQEPRNYIRSASFSTNRKSLPINMEDIRRQRRNSISGLEECSSVETRCSRCLRSFYMYQTNGENTVQESCVHHTGELSFHKYSKFKTWTCCKQRTSSLGCITNSMHDWMGLKKNLNGPFVNFVRTKPTKKFPINGIYGIYGVDCEMVITKNGFELAKISMVNVHGLVVYDHFVKPMIEVIDYNTKYSGITANDLNAATKTLKDVQQDLMGFITAETILIGHGLENDLRALHMIHFTVIDTALLLRHSRDLPFRHSLKKLTKSLLQKDIQESSHDSIEDARAAIDLVLWKLKSDGF; encoded by the exons gTGCAACAACCATATCGGAGAAAGGAAAGCGCGTCGATTCGAGAAACTCATTAGCAGGATCGACGACTAATTCGAGCATTACCAAAcggacgaaaaataaaaaacgccGAGAGACACAACAAGAATTCACTCATTCTTGGGTCGTCGGTACCTTGAAGGGTCACACTGGTACAATATTTAACATGAGCTTTTCAAGTAACGGAAAGCTTCTCGCATCTTGTGCAGAAG ATGGAAAGCAGCCGAAGGAGGTGGTCCCGGAAGGAACTGGAGAGCCATCAACGAAATCATTCTATCAACCAAACACAACAATGGTTGGATGTGCTCCTCCCCCTGTTACAATAAAAGATGACTGGCCGAATTTGAATCCTGGCTATCATTCAGCAAATTCGTCTGTTATACTGgaaaatcatcatcatcaccatcatcatgtTCATCAAGCAGAAGGAATTCAACAACCATTGAATAAACCCAACGAACAAAATATGCAACCACAGCCACCGATATTACACACAGTTGAAAACCATCCTGCAGCCATTATACATTATCACGattgtaaattaaattcgCAAGAACAAATGTATTACATGCGGCAAATGCAAATACAAGCCCAAATGTATTACAATTCCAACATGCTGCGACATGGAAGATTAGAAGCCTTACATAGCAATACTGAAGTTAATCATTATTGGCAATTACACAGATACCAGCTTCAAGTTCTTGctcagcagcaacagcaacatcaacaacagcaacaattGCAAGCTCAAATACATCAACAACACttgcaacaacaacaacaccacCAGCTACAAATGCTACACCAAATGCAAGAACAATTACAAATGCAAGAAGGGAGAATAATAGAGGAGAGAATGGAAAAGGCAACAACCGCTAATGGATTGTTGAATAATACTAATGCATCGTTCGACCATTCGAGTGCATCGTTTAACAATTCTAATATATCGTTCAACAATATTAATCCATCGTTGAACTCCCCGAACGTTTCTGCTATCAAAGCCGCAAACTCATCTTCTCCTTATTACAACGAAAATTTTTGTATTGATAAAGTACCGACTTTATCGTTTACGATGAGACACGCATTTAACATAAATGACGCCACCCTTGAATACGTCTTAAGATGTTACACGCATCACACATACTACTTGATAGAAGCAGGTTATCCGTTCTCTTGGAATTTTGATTTTAGGATCAAAAGATACATTCATAATTTACATCAATCAAAAAACCATAATCGACCATTGGACGTTAATGCTAAAGAATTTATACCTGGTCCCAGCAACAGTAACAACAATGATAAGAAATTCGAGAATTGCGACAGTGGTAATAGCAGTAGCAATTCAGACATGGAGCCGGACAATTTAATCGATGATGAACAGGAACCACGTAATTACATAAGATCTGCCTCGTTTTCTACAAACCGCAAATCGTTGCCGATTAATATGGAGGACATAAGACGTCAACGTAGAAATTCCATATCGGGTTTAGAAGAATGTAGCTCGGTTGAGACTAGATGTTCGAGATGTTTAAGAAGCTTCTACATGTATCAAACGAACGGAGAGAACACCGTACAGGAAAGTTGCGTTCATCATACCGGTGAACTTAGTTTTcacaaatattcaaaatttaaaaCATGGACCTGTTGCAAACAAAGAACAAGTTCCCTTGGGTGTATCACCAATAGCATGCACGACTGGATgggattaaagaaaaatttgaatggTCCCTTCGTCAATTTCGTTCGTACTAAACCAACGAAGAAATTTCCGATAAATGGTATCTATGGTATCTATGGTGTGGATTGTGAGATGGTTATTACCAAGAATGGTTTTGAACTTGCCAAAATCAGTATGGTAAATGTACACGGTCTCGTCGTATACGATCATTTCGTTAAACCAATGATTGAAGTTATAGATTACAATACCAAATACAGCGGTATTACCGCGAACGATTTGAATGCCGCTACGAAAACTCTTAAAGATGTTCAACAAGATTTGATGGGCTTTATCACAGCCGAGACAATACTTATTGGGCATGGTCTTGAAAATGATTTGCGTGCACTCCATATGATACATTTTACCGTGATCGATACCGCTTTATTGTTGAGACACTCCCGTGACTTGCCGTTCAGGCACAGTCTGAAAAAACTTACAAAATCTTTATTACAAAAGGATATACAAGAGTCGAGCCACGATTCCATCGAGGATGCTAGAGCCGCCATTGATCTCGTACTGTGGAAACTAAAGAGTGACGGTTTCTAA
- the LOC127072036 gene encoding uncharacterized protein LOC127072036 isoform X6 has translation MTIQLSPICNENGCHEHGTKKMGKKKMYRSMIIHVECGATTISEKGKRVDSRNSLAGSTTNSSITKRTKNKKRRETQQEFTHSWVVGTLKGHTGTIFNMSFSSNGKLLASCAEDGKQPKEVVPEGTGEPSTKSFYQPNTTMVGCAPPPVTIKDDWPNLNPGYHSANSSVILENHHHHHHHVHQAEGIQQPLNKPNEQNMQPQPPILHTVENHPAAIIHYHDCKLNSQEQMYYMRQMQIQAQMYYNSNMLRHGRLEALHSNTEVNHYWQLHRYQLQVLAQQQQQHQQQQQLQAQIHQQHLQQQQHHQLQMLHQMQEQLQMQEGRIIEERMEKATTANGLLNNTNASFDHSSASFNNSNISFNNINPSLNSPNVSAIKAANSSSPYYNENFCIDKVPTLSFTMRHAFNINDATLEYVLRCYTHHTYYLIEAGYPFSWNFDFRIKRYIHNLHQSKNHNRPLDVNAKEFIPGPSNSNNNDKKFENCDSGNSSSNSDMEPDNLIDDEQEPRNYIRSASFSTNRKSLPINMEDIRRQRRNSISGLEECSSVETRCSRCLRSFYMYQTNGENTVQESCVHHTGELSFHKYSKFKTWTCCKQRTSSLGCITNSMHDWMGLKKNLNGPFVNFVRTKPTKKFPINGIYGIYGVDCEMVITKNGFELAKISMVNVHGLVVYDHFVKPMIEVIDYNTKYSGITANDLNAATKTLKDVQQDLMGFITAETILIGHGLENDLRALHMIHFTVIDTALLLRHSRDLPFRHSLKKLTKSLLQKDIQESSHDSIEDARAAIDLVLWKLKSDGF, from the exons gtacaaaaaaaatgggcaagaagaaaatgtacCGTTCCATGATCATTCACGTAGAATGCG gTGCAACAACCATATCGGAGAAAGGAAAGCGCGTCGATTCGAGAAACTCATTAGCAGGATCGACGACTAATTCGAGCATTACCAAAcggacgaaaaataaaaaacgccGAGAGACACAACAAGAATTCACTCATTCTTGGGTCGTCGGTACCTTGAAGGGTCACACTGGTACAATATTTAACATGAGCTTTTCAAGTAACGGAAAGCTTCTCGCATCTTGTGCAGAAG ATGGAAAGCAGCCGAAGGAGGTGGTCCCGGAAGGAACTGGAGAGCCATCAACGAAATCATTCTATCAACCAAACACAACAATGGTTGGATGTGCTCCTCCCCCTGTTACAATAAAAGATGACTGGCCGAATTTGAATCCTGGCTATCATTCAGCAAATTCGTCTGTTATACTGgaaaatcatcatcatcaccatcatcatgtTCATCAAGCAGAAGGAATTCAACAACCATTGAATAAACCCAACGAACAAAATATGCAACCACAGCCACCGATATTACACACAGTTGAAAACCATCCTGCAGCCATTATACATTATCACGattgtaaattaaattcgCAAGAACAAATGTATTACATGCGGCAAATGCAAATACAAGCCCAAATGTATTACAATTCCAACATGCTGCGACATGGAAGATTAGAAGCCTTACATAGCAATACTGAAGTTAATCATTATTGGCAATTACACAGATACCAGCTTCAAGTTCTTGctcagcagcaacagcaacatcaacaacagcaacaattGCAAGCTCAAATACATCAACAACACttgcaacaacaacaacaccacCAGCTACAAATGCTACACCAAATGCAAGAACAATTACAAATGCAAGAAGGGAGAATAATAGAGGAGAGAATGGAAAAGGCAACAACCGCTAATGGATTGTTGAATAATACTAATGCATCGTTCGACCATTCGAGTGCATCGTTTAACAATTCTAATATATCGTTCAACAATATTAATCCATCGTTGAACTCCCCGAACGTTTCTGCTATCAAAGCCGCAAACTCATCTTCTCCTTATTACAACGAAAATTTTTGTATTGATAAAGTACCGACTTTATCGTTTACGATGAGACACGCATTTAACATAAATGACGCCACCCTTGAATACGTCTTAAGATGTTACACGCATCACACATACTACTTGATAGAAGCAGGTTATCCGTTCTCTTGGAATTTTGATTTTAGGATCAAAAGATACATTCATAATTTACATCAATCAAAAAACCATAATCGACCATTGGACGTTAATGCTAAAGAATTTATACCTGGTCCCAGCAACAGTAACAACAATGATAAGAAATTCGAGAATTGCGACAGTGGTAATAGCAGTAGCAATTCAGACATGGAGCCGGACAATTTAATCGATGATGAACAGGAACCACGTAATTACATAAGATCTGCCTCGTTTTCTACAAACCGCAAATCGTTGCCGATTAATATGGAGGACATAAGACGTCAACGTAGAAATTCCATATCGGGTTTAGAAGAATGTAGCTCGGTTGAGACTAGATGTTCGAGATGTTTAAGAAGCTTCTACATGTATCAAACGAACGGAGAGAACACCGTACAGGAAAGTTGCGTTCATCATACCGGTGAACTTAGTTTTcacaaatattcaaaatttaaaaCATGGACCTGTTGCAAACAAAGAACAAGTTCCCTTGGGTGTATCACCAATAGCATGCACGACTGGATgggattaaagaaaaatttgaatggTCCCTTCGTCAATTTCGTTCGTACTAAACCAACGAAGAAATTTCCGATAAATGGTATCTATGGTATCTATGGTGTGGATTGTGAGATGGTTATTACCAAGAATGGTTTTGAACTTGCCAAAATCAGTATGGTAAATGTACACGGTCTCGTCGTATACGATCATTTCGTTAAACCAATGATTGAAGTTATAGATTACAATACCAAATACAGCGGTATTACCGCGAACGATTTGAATGCCGCTACGAAAACTCTTAAAGATGTTCAACAAGATTTGATGGGCTTTATCACAGCCGAGACAATACTTATTGGGCATGGTCTTGAAAATGATTTGCGTGCACTCCATATGATACATTTTACCGTGATCGATACCGCTTTATTGTTGAGACACTCCCGTGACTTGCCGTTCAGGCACAGTCTGAAAAAACTTACAAAATCTTTATTACAAAAGGATATACAAGAGTCGAGCCACGATTCCATCGAGGATGCTAGAGCCGCCATTGATCTCGTACTGTGGAAACTAAAGAGTGACGGTTTCTAA
- the LOC127072036 gene encoding uncharacterized protein LOC127072036 isoform X1 translates to MYKYRIRGLFERKKYCKLIRTVRRGFNAMTSVDYMHAADFADMTIQLSPICNENGCHEHGTKKMGKKKMYRSMIIHVECGATTISEKGKRVDSRNSLAGSTTNSSITKRTKNKKRRETQQEFTHSWVVGTLKGHTGTIFNMSFSSNGKLLASCAEDGKQPKEVVPEGTGEPSTKSFYQPNTTMVGCAPPPVTIKDDWPNLNPGYHSANSSVILENHHHHHHHVHQAEGIQQPLNKPNEQNMQPQPPILHTVENHPAAIIHYHDCKLNSQEQMYYMRQMQIQAQMYYNSNMLRHGRLEALHSNTEVNHYWQLHRYQLQVLAQQQQQHQQQQQLQAQIHQQHLQQQQHHQLQMLHQMQEQLQMQEGRIIEERMEKATTANGLLNNTNASFDHSSASFNNSNISFNNINPSLNSPNVSAIKAANSSSPYYNENFCIDKVPTLSFTMRHAFNINDATLEYVLRCYTHHTYYLIEAGYPFSWNFDFRIKRYIHNLHQSKNHNRPLDVNAKEFIPGPSNSNNNDKKFENCDSGNSSSNSDMEPDNLIDDEQEPRNYIRSASFSTNRKSLPINMEDIRRQRRNSISGLEECSSVETRCSRCLRSFYMYQTNGENTVQESCVHHTGELSFHKYSKFKTWTCCKQRTSSLGCITNSMHDWMGLKKNLNGPFVNFVRTKPTKKFPINGIYGIYGVDCEMVITKNGFELAKISMVNVHGLVVYDHFVKPMIEVIDYNTKYSGITANDLNAATKTLKDVQQDLMGFITAETILIGHGLENDLRALHMIHFTVIDTALLLRHSRDLPFRHSLKKLTKSLLQKDIQESSHDSIEDARAAIDLVLWKLKSDGF, encoded by the exons gtacaaaaaaaatgggcaagaagaaaatgtacCGTTCCATGATCATTCACGTAGAATGCG gTGCAACAACCATATCGGAGAAAGGAAAGCGCGTCGATTCGAGAAACTCATTAGCAGGATCGACGACTAATTCGAGCATTACCAAAcggacgaaaaataaaaaacgccGAGAGACACAACAAGAATTCACTCATTCTTGGGTCGTCGGTACCTTGAAGGGTCACACTGGTACAATATTTAACATGAGCTTTTCAAGTAACGGAAAGCTTCTCGCATCTTGTGCAGAAG ATGGAAAGCAGCCGAAGGAGGTGGTCCCGGAAGGAACTGGAGAGCCATCAACGAAATCATTCTATCAACCAAACACAACAATGGTTGGATGTGCTCCTCCCCCTGTTACAATAAAAGATGACTGGCCGAATTTGAATCCTGGCTATCATTCAGCAAATTCGTCTGTTATACTGgaaaatcatcatcatcaccatcatcatgtTCATCAAGCAGAAGGAATTCAACAACCATTGAATAAACCCAACGAACAAAATATGCAACCACAGCCACCGATATTACACACAGTTGAAAACCATCCTGCAGCCATTATACATTATCACGattgtaaattaaattcgCAAGAACAAATGTATTACATGCGGCAAATGCAAATACAAGCCCAAATGTATTACAATTCCAACATGCTGCGACATGGAAGATTAGAAGCCTTACATAGCAATACTGAAGTTAATCATTATTGGCAATTACACAGATACCAGCTTCAAGTTCTTGctcagcagcaacagcaacatcaacaacagcaacaattGCAAGCTCAAATACATCAACAACACttgcaacaacaacaacaccacCAGCTACAAATGCTACACCAAATGCAAGAACAATTACAAATGCAAGAAGGGAGAATAATAGAGGAGAGAATGGAAAAGGCAACAACCGCTAATGGATTGTTGAATAATACTAATGCATCGTTCGACCATTCGAGTGCATCGTTTAACAATTCTAATATATCGTTCAACAATATTAATCCATCGTTGAACTCCCCGAACGTTTCTGCTATCAAAGCCGCAAACTCATCTTCTCCTTATTACAACGAAAATTTTTGTATTGATAAAGTACCGACTTTATCGTTTACGATGAGACACGCATTTAACATAAATGACGCCACCCTTGAATACGTCTTAAGATGTTACACGCATCACACATACTACTTGATAGAAGCAGGTTATCCGTTCTCTTGGAATTTTGATTTTAGGATCAAAAGATACATTCATAATTTACATCAATCAAAAAACCATAATCGACCATTGGACGTTAATGCTAAAGAATTTATACCTGGTCCCAGCAACAGTAACAACAATGATAAGAAATTCGAGAATTGCGACAGTGGTAATAGCAGTAGCAATTCAGACATGGAGCCGGACAATTTAATCGATGATGAACAGGAACCACGTAATTACATAAGATCTGCCTCGTTTTCTACAAACCGCAAATCGTTGCCGATTAATATGGAGGACATAAGACGTCAACGTAGAAATTCCATATCGGGTTTAGAAGAATGTAGCTCGGTTGAGACTAGATGTTCGAGATGTTTAAGAAGCTTCTACATGTATCAAACGAACGGAGAGAACACCGTACAGGAAAGTTGCGTTCATCATACCGGTGAACTTAGTTTTcacaaatattcaaaatttaaaaCATGGACCTGTTGCAAACAAAGAACAAGTTCCCTTGGGTGTATCACCAATAGCATGCACGACTGGATgggattaaagaaaaatttgaatggTCCCTTCGTCAATTTCGTTCGTACTAAACCAACGAAGAAATTTCCGATAAATGGTATCTATGGTATCTATGGTGTGGATTGTGAGATGGTTATTACCAAGAATGGTTTTGAACTTGCCAAAATCAGTATGGTAAATGTACACGGTCTCGTCGTATACGATCATTTCGTTAAACCAATGATTGAAGTTATAGATTACAATACCAAATACAGCGGTATTACCGCGAACGATTTGAATGCCGCTACGAAAACTCTTAAAGATGTTCAACAAGATTTGATGGGCTTTATCACAGCCGAGACAATACTTATTGGGCATGGTCTTGAAAATGATTTGCGTGCACTCCATATGATACATTTTACCGTGATCGATACCGCTTTATTGTTGAGACACTCCCGTGACTTGCCGTTCAGGCACAGTCTGAAAAAACTTACAAAATCTTTATTACAAAAGGATATACAAGAGTCGAGCCACGATTCCATCGAGGATGCTAGAGCCGCCATTGATCTCGTACTGTGGAAACTAAAGAGTGACGGTTTCTAA
- the LOC127072036 gene encoding uncharacterized protein LOC127072036 isoform X8, which translates to MTIQLSPICNENGCHEHGATTISEKGKRVDSRNSLAGSTTNSSITKRTKNKKRRETQQEFTHSWVVGTLKGHTGTIFNMSFSSNGKLLASCAEDGKQPKEVVPEGTGEPSTKSFYQPNTTMVGCAPPPVTIKDDWPNLNPGYHSANSSVILENHHHHHHHVHQAEGIQQPLNKPNEQNMQPQPPILHTVENHPAAIIHYHDCKLNSQEQMYYMRQMQIQAQMYYNSNMLRHGRLEALHSNTEVNHYWQLHRYQLQVLAQQQQQHQQQQQLQAQIHQQHLQQQQHHQLQMLHQMQEQLQMQEGRIIEERMEKATTANGLLNNTNASFDHSSASFNNSNISFNNINPSLNSPNVSAIKAANSSSPYYNENFCIDKVPTLSFTMRHAFNINDATLEYVLRCYTHHTYYLIEAGYPFSWNFDFRIKRYIHNLHQSKNHNRPLDVNAKEFIPGPSNSNNNDKKFENCDSGNSSSNSDMEPDNLIDDEQEPRNYIRSASFSTNRKSLPINMEDIRRQRRNSISGLEECSSVETRCSRCLRSFYMYQTNGENTVQESCVHHTGELSFHKYSKFKTWTCCKQRTSSLGCITNSMHDWMGLKKNLNGPFVNFVRTKPTKKFPINGIYGIYGVDCEMVITKNGFELAKISMVNVHGLVVYDHFVKPMIEVIDYNTKYSGITANDLNAATKTLKDVQQDLMGFITAETILIGHGLENDLRALHMIHFTVIDTALLLRHSRDLPFRHSLKKLTKSLLQKDIQESSHDSIEDARAAIDLVLWKLKSDGF; encoded by the exons gTGCAACAACCATATCGGAGAAAGGAAAGCGCGTCGATTCGAGAAACTCATTAGCAGGATCGACGACTAATTCGAGCATTACCAAAcggacgaaaaataaaaaacgccGAGAGACACAACAAGAATTCACTCATTCTTGGGTCGTCGGTACCTTGAAGGGTCACACTGGTACAATATTTAACATGAGCTTTTCAAGTAACGGAAAGCTTCTCGCATCTTGTGCAGAAG ATGGAAAGCAGCCGAAGGAGGTGGTCCCGGAAGGAACTGGAGAGCCATCAACGAAATCATTCTATCAACCAAACACAACAATGGTTGGATGTGCTCCTCCCCCTGTTACAATAAAAGATGACTGGCCGAATTTGAATCCTGGCTATCATTCAGCAAATTCGTCTGTTATACTGgaaaatcatcatcatcaccatcatcatgtTCATCAAGCAGAAGGAATTCAACAACCATTGAATAAACCCAACGAACAAAATATGCAACCACAGCCACCGATATTACACACAGTTGAAAACCATCCTGCAGCCATTATACATTATCACGattgtaaattaaattcgCAAGAACAAATGTATTACATGCGGCAAATGCAAATACAAGCCCAAATGTATTACAATTCCAACATGCTGCGACATGGAAGATTAGAAGCCTTACATAGCAATACTGAAGTTAATCATTATTGGCAATTACACAGATACCAGCTTCAAGTTCTTGctcagcagcaacagcaacatcaacaacagcaacaattGCAAGCTCAAATACATCAACAACACttgcaacaacaacaacaccacCAGCTACAAATGCTACACCAAATGCAAGAACAATTACAAATGCAAGAAGGGAGAATAATAGAGGAGAGAATGGAAAAGGCAACAACCGCTAATGGATTGTTGAATAATACTAATGCATCGTTCGACCATTCGAGTGCATCGTTTAACAATTCTAATATATCGTTCAACAATATTAATCCATCGTTGAACTCCCCGAACGTTTCTGCTATCAAAGCCGCAAACTCATCTTCTCCTTATTACAACGAAAATTTTTGTATTGATAAAGTACCGACTTTATCGTTTACGATGAGACACGCATTTAACATAAATGACGCCACCCTTGAATACGTCTTAAGATGTTACACGCATCACACATACTACTTGATAGAAGCAGGTTATCCGTTCTCTTGGAATTTTGATTTTAGGATCAAAAGATACATTCATAATTTACATCAATCAAAAAACCATAATCGACCATTGGACGTTAATGCTAAAGAATTTATACCTGGTCCCAGCAACAGTAACAACAATGATAAGAAATTCGAGAATTGCGACAGTGGTAATAGCAGTAGCAATTCAGACATGGAGCCGGACAATTTAATCGATGATGAACAGGAACCACGTAATTACATAAGATCTGCCTCGTTTTCTACAAACCGCAAATCGTTGCCGATTAATATGGAGGACATAAGACGTCAACGTAGAAATTCCATATCGGGTTTAGAAGAATGTAGCTCGGTTGAGACTAGATGTTCGAGATGTTTAAGAAGCTTCTACATGTATCAAACGAACGGAGAGAACACCGTACAGGAAAGTTGCGTTCATCATACCGGTGAACTTAGTTTTcacaaatattcaaaatttaaaaCATGGACCTGTTGCAAACAAAGAACAAGTTCCCTTGGGTGTATCACCAATAGCATGCACGACTGGATgggattaaagaaaaatttgaatggTCCCTTCGTCAATTTCGTTCGTACTAAACCAACGAAGAAATTTCCGATAAATGGTATCTATGGTATCTATGGTGTGGATTGTGAGATGGTTATTACCAAGAATGGTTTTGAACTTGCCAAAATCAGTATGGTAAATGTACACGGTCTCGTCGTATACGATCATTTCGTTAAACCAATGATTGAAGTTATAGATTACAATACCAAATACAGCGGTATTACCGCGAACGATTTGAATGCCGCTACGAAAACTCTTAAAGATGTTCAACAAGATTTGATGGGCTTTATCACAGCCGAGACAATACTTATTGGGCATGGTCTTGAAAATGATTTGCGTGCACTCCATATGATACATTTTACCGTGATCGATACCGCTTTATTGTTGAGACACTCCCGTGACTTGCCGTTCAGGCACAGTCTGAAAAAACTTACAAAATCTTTATTACAAAAGGATATACAAGAGTCGAGCCACGATTCCATCGAGGATGCTAGAGCCGCCATTGATCTCGTACTGTGGAAACTAAAGAGTGACGGTTTCTAA